CCGGCAACATTCCCTCCAGGGTTCACTGCCCCGTCGAAGTCCTCCACTGGCCGCCCGGCCCGCTGGCTTATCCTGAGAAAGGGATCACAGGCCCCCCTTTCTGTTCTCCCCATGTGTATCTCATACCCGCTCACGCGGCACCCCTCCAGAGAGAAGATGCCGCGGTTTGTGACGACCCTGCCGCAGACCCTTACCGTCACCTTCTCGGGAGCAAAGTGCGTCACCGTATCCAGCAGCCCTAGTCCTGCCACGGCCTTCTGGTCAGATTCCACACCGTCTTCGTCGTAGATCCACTGGCCCAGCATCTGGTATCCCCCGCATACCCCCAGGACTACCGTGCCCTCCTTGGCAATGGCCAGGATCTGCCGGTGATAGCCGTAGGTCCTCAGGTACTCAAGGTCAGAGACAGTAGCCTTTGTCCCTGGTATGATCAGGACATCGCAGGCCCCTATGGGCTCTCCGTCTTTCACGTAACGCACCAGGACACCAGGCTCACGCTCAAGAGGGTCAAAATCGGTGAAGTTCGAGATCAGGGGAAGTTGAAGCACTGCAACGCGCAGTTCATTACCAGCCGCTTTGACCTGGGACCGTTCCACCAGGGCGACTGAGTCCTCAGCGTCGATCCCGTGCCCCGGCAGGTAGGGCACAACCCCAAGGCAGGGCACTCCGGTACGGTGCTCCAGGAACCTGATCCCTGGCTCAAGAAGGCTCAGGTCTCCCCGGAACTTGTTAAGGACAAATCCCTTAACCCTCTGGCGCTCCCAGGGCTGCAAGAGCTCCAGCGTGCCAACGATGGACGCCAGTGCACCCCCTCGATCCACATCCCCCACCAGGATCACTGGAGCCTCCGCCAGCCTTGCCACCTCCATGTTGGCAATATCACGGTCCCTGAGGTTAACCTCAGCGGGGCTGCCGGCCCCCTCGATAACCAGGATATCGTAGTGGGAGCGCAGGCGGGCCAGGGCCTCCCTTACGATCCCCAGTGCCTTTGGCACATACTCCTCCCGGTACCTCATGGCCCCCATGTGGCCGATGGGCTTCCCCATCACCACCACCTGGGCCTTCTGCCCTGAGCTGGGTTTTAGGAGAATGGGGTTCATGTCGGCCGTGGCCTCCACACCGCTGGCCTCTGCCTGGATCCCCTGAGCCCTCCCTATCTCCAGCCCATCCCTGGTAACGTAGGAGTTCAGGGACATGTTCTGGGACTTGAAGGGGGCAACCTTGAAGCCATCCTGCATAAAGAGGCGGCACAGTCCTGTGCAAAGAAGACTCTTTCCCACATTGGATGAGGTTCCCTGTACCATCAGGCTCCGGCATTCCATGGTTTCTTGGCCACTCCCTTCGAGGCAAGGCCCTCCATGACCTCGGCCAGCTCAGCTGCCAGCACCCCGTTCATCTCAGGGGTTAGCACTGCAACCCTGAAGTATCCTTCCCCGAGCCCGGGGAAGGTGGAGGCATCCCTCACAAGTATCCTCCGGGCTGCCATGGCCCTTACGATGTCCGCCGACCCTATTCCTCCCCGGGTGATCTCGCACAAGAGGAAGTTAGCAAGGGACGGCCAAACCCTGATCCCATCTATCCCTTCCAGGCGCCGCCCCAGGTCCTCCCTGGCTCTATGGATGTAGCGAGCCACGTGGTCAGAGTAGGATGCATCCTCAAGGCAGGCAAGCCCGGCAACCTGGGCAAGGCTGTTGACGCTCCACGGATCCCTTCTTTTCTCCATCATCCCTATAAGACCCGGGGGGCCTATGCCCCATCCCAGGCGAAGCCCGGGTATGGAGAACATCTTGGTGAAGGAGCGGAGAAGAAACACGTTCCCGGGCACCCGCTCCATTGGCCCCAGTAGACCCTGGCGCATCTCAGGCACCACGAAATCCATGAAGGCCTCATCCAGCACCAGCCAGGTATCCCTGTCCTGCAAGGCGCTGGCGAGCCAGCGGACGGAATCCCCGGCTATGAGGGCACCGGTGGGGTTGTTTGGGTTACACAGGCACACCGCCTTTATCCCCTGGGATGCCTTTGCCACATCGCGAAGATCCGCTGGAAATGCGCGATTTTTTGAGATATAACTCAGGGGGGTACCCCCTGACGCCGAACATGCCCTGGCGTATTCGCTGAAGGTCGGGTTCACCACAAGGCCGAGAGCCGGCCCTACTACACCAAAAAAGAGGAACAGCAGCTCGGAAGACCCGTTCCCCACGATAACCCTACCGGGTTCCACCCCGTGGATCTGGGCGATCCTCGCCCTCAGTGCACTCGCGTTAGGTTCGGGGTAGTACTTCACCACCCCGAGGTGAGACTGCAGGGCCTCCATGACATGACCCGGAGGTCCCAGGGGGTTGATGCTTGCGCTGAAGTCCAAGAGGCCCTCCTGGATCCTACCGGAGCGCCACAGGTTACCCCCGTGATCCATCCCTCACCCCTCCCCCTACCAGGTTATACACCCCCAGTGGTTTGCCGGCGCCCACCCTCTCTACGGTCCTGGCCAAGGCCTCAACGGGACCGTCACATGGAAGCAGCACCCCTATGACACTGCCACTATGAGCTACGCTGACACCCAGGGCGCCCACAGGCGCCGTTGCGGCCACCAGCTCCTCTAGCAGTCGCTTCTCCAGGACCGCCTGGTGGGCCATGGCACTTGCGGTGGCCCCCCAGGCCACTAGGGCTGGGTGAGACTGCAAAACCCCGCGGACAACGGCGGTGAGGGCGAGCCCGACCCAGTGCTCCTTGGCGGCGTTAAGGCGGCCCAGGTCCTCACGGGCGTTGAAGTGCAAGGTATCTACCTCTCCCCCCGTTTCCACCACCAGCGCCCTCATGGGCGGGGGTTGCCCCAGGCTGTGAACGCACCTGCCCCGCCTGTGATCGAAGATAACGCAGCCTTGGAACATAACCCCGTCAGTGGGCTCGATAGACAGCGCAACCCTGGCCACCTGCCAGGGTGTGATGGGGACCCCCAGGGCCAGGGCGGTTGCCCAGCTGGCGGCTGAGATGTCAGCGCTGCTGCTAGCCATCCCCTTGGACACAGGAATGGGCGAATCCACTTCCACCCACACCTCACCGGCAGTAAAGCCCAGGAACTCAAGGGTCCGTGCCACCGCCAGTCGGGTCTTCCAGCCCTCCCCAGGCACGCCCCACCGCACATCAATGCACGGGTCTGGGTAGCTGGAGCCCAGAGCCCTGGCGGTAAGGCCTCGCAGCTCTACCCGGGCCGTGGAATAGAGGTTTACCGGGCAGGTTACCAGGAAGTCCTGGCTACCGATGCGACCCTGCACCAGCTCCCCACACGTGCCAGGAGCCCGCGCCTCCCCGAAAGCCGAAACTCCCCTTGAGCATGTCAATCCCATCCTGCGAGCCCCCTAAAGACTCCTGGTGATTATGGCCAGGAGCACCGCCGCCAGGCTAGCCCGTCTCATAGCTCTCACCGCCCTAGACACATCCCCCGCCCGGGCGACAGCGCCCTCCAGGCGGATTCCGGGTCTTTCCGAAGGAACGCCCCTGTAGTGGTTCACCCCACCTAGCCGGACGTCCAGAAGGCCGGCCATGGCTGCCTCCGGGTAGCCACTGTTGGGGCTAGGATGTCTTGAGCCGTCCCTGAACATCGTTGCCAGCGCCCTGCGGCCTTCTGCCGGGGTCGTAGACCCTGCCAGGGCCAGCAGGAATGCGGTAACCCTTGCGGGCACGTAGTTCGCCACATCGTCCAAACGGGCTGCCACCCGCCCGAAGTAGAGGTATGTAGAGTCCTTATGTCCTATCATTGAGTCCAGGGTGTTCACGGCCTTGTAGGCCATGGCCAAGGCCGGCCCTCCAAGTGCTGCGTAGAACAAGGGAGCCACCACACCGTCGGAGAGGCTCTCGGCAACGGCCTCAACGGCTGCTCTGGACACCCCCGGCTCATCCAGGCAGGCAGTGTCCCGGCCTACGATGTGAGACACCTCAAGCCTAGCCCCTTCAAGGTCGCCCCGCCTAAGACTTGCCAGTACCCGGTTGGCGTGATCCGCCAGATCCCTTGTGGACATAACAAGCCACAAGAGAACCGTGTTTGCGGCAAATCCCACGGCAGGCTCCCCACCACGCACGGCCCACAGGCTGGCAGCCAGGGTAAGGCCGTAGCTTAGGCCTATCACGACAAGGGAAACCAAGCCCCCCGCCACAACCTGCGCGGGCCGCGTAAGACTCGGCCTGAGATGTCGCTCGGCCTTCTTCACAAGCCATCCCATGCCCCGGACCGGGTGGGGAAACCACCGGGGGTCCCCCACAACGCAATCCAGAAGATAGGCCGCGGCGATCTCCAGGGCCAGCACGCTAGTGTCTCACCTGCCCTGTAAGGTGGGCCTCCCAGGCTAATCCTGCCCTATTCCCCACCTGGGCTCCCGAAGTACGCCAAGTTTTTCCTTCTCCTCAGGAGGTAGATGAAGAAGGGGCCTCCAAACATGGATGTCAGGATGCCCACCGGGAGTTCTGTTGGCGCTATGACCGTCCTGGCCATGGCGTCCGCCGTAACCAGGAAGGCGGCTCCGGCCAGGGCGGAAGCGGGAATAAGCACCCTGTGGTCAGGCCCGGCCACAAGCCTTATAACATGGGGCACTATCAGGCCAACGAAGCCGATGAGCCCGCTGGTAGCCACCGCGGTGGCTGTCAACAGGGATGCAGCTCCAAGAAGTGCCCTCTTGACCCACTCCGTATCGACGCCCAGGTGCACCGCAGTATCCTCCCCCAGTACCATAGCATTCAGATCCCGCGCATAGACCAGGCAGGCAGCGCACCCTACTGCTACGTAGGGCACCGCGAGTCTCACGTATTGCCACGTGGCGCCGCTGAACCCGCCCATCAGCCAGAACACCACCTGGTGGATCTGCTGGTTTGAGAAGTACACAGCTAGGGAAACCAGGGCAGACAGGAAGGAGCCCACGGCAATACCTGCAAGAAGCATGGTTAGCACCGGAAGGCGGCCCTGCACCCGGGATATGCTGTACACCAGCAGGATTGATCCGAGAGCGCCGGTGAAGGCCATCAGAGGTACCGCCCCCAGCCCCAGGAACCCAGCCTGAAGACCCAGGACGATGGCGAGCACCGCCCCGAGGGAGGCACCGGAAGAAACCCCTATGACGAAGGGGTCTGCCATGGGGTTTCGGAAGATGCCCTGGAAGGTGGCCCCCGCCACTGCCAGTGAGGCTCCCACCAGTCCAGACAGTACCACCCGGGGCAAGCGTATCTGCAGGATTATGGAGGCCTTTAAGCCCTCGGGCTCTCGGAAGACGTGGCTAGGCCCCACCCCTATGCCTAGGATATCTCTTGCGAGTATGCCTAGGACCTCTGCCACGGACACCCGCACAGCACCAATGGTCACACCAAGGAACACACTAACCAGCAGTGCAAGGGCTGCAGCGATGATAACCTGGGTGCCCCCGAACCTCCCCTTGGGCACGTCGCGTCTAAGACGAGTCTTCATCTATGCCTCCCCTGAGAGGTCACTGGAAGAGTTCCGGGTGTAGCATCGTTGCCAGGATCTCCACAGCCTCGGCTATACGAGGACCTGGCCGCGAGATGATATTCGCATCTATGCTATGATACCTGCGGTTCTTCAGGGCGCCGATTTCCTGCCAACCTGGCCGTGCCAGGAGCTGTTCCTCCGTGAGGGCGTCTGTACCGTGGTAGGCCGGGAAGATGATGACGTCGGGATTCCTGTCAATCACTGCCTCGGCACTGTACTGAGGGTAGTCAGTGTCGGCATCACCAGCCATGTTTATGCCTCCACCGGCCTGTATGAGCTGGTGAATGAGGGTGCCCGGGCCAGCGCTCATAAGAGGGTCTGAGAACACCTCATAGTAAACCAGGGGCCTCGCCTCCACCGTCTCAAGGCGCTCAGTGACAGCCTCGATCCGGCCCCTGGTGGTCTCCACCAGGGCCTGGGCCTGTTGTTCGCCTCCAATGGCCTCGCCCACCATGCGTATGCTGCGAAGGACATCATCTATATCCTTGGGGAAAAGCACCATCACCTTAACCCCCAGGCTATCCAGCTGCTCGACCTGCTGCTGGTGCATACTCGTAGCCAGCACCAGGTCCGGCTGGAGGGACACTATGACCTCAACCGATGGGTCAGCGAACCCTCCCACCTTATCGATGCCCTGCACCTCCCCGGGGAAGTCGCAGTAGTCTGTGACACCTACAACGCGGTCTCCCGCACCCAAAGCAAAGAGTATCTCGGTATTACTGGGGGCCAGGGAGACGATGCGCTGGGGCATGCTGGGAAGCACCGTCTCCCTTCCCATGTCGTCTACAATCCTCAGCGGGTAGCCCTCCAGCTCCTCCCCCGGTGTGGCCGCAGGAGTCTCCGCGCGCCTTCCTCCTATCCAGATCGCCGCCGTGAACACTGCAATGGCCGCCAGGAGCACAATGGCAATGCTTCTCATCATGACAGAATCCTCCTTAGAAAATCTGAACCCGGCCGGTAGGCCGGGCTTCTCTCACACGACGCTGGTGAATGCTCTCATTCCCTCGCCATGCGTACCTCCCCTCTACCTCGAAGGTTCAAGTACGCGACCACCAGTAAGGTTTCCTGGCTCCCAGTCATCGCCCATCCCGGCACCTTCCCGCTCCGGGGGAGCAGTGGTACTAAGCCGTGGGCTCGTGGATACAGTGGCGGGACCGCTCAGGCATCTTACCTGATTCCCTTGCGCCTCGAAGGCGCCTGGCCGTGCATATTGACTTGTCCTTTACATTATAGCATCCAGGTGGACCAGTGTATACACGCACGCACGCACGCACGTACGTACACGCAATCACCCACCCAGAGGCCCCAATCCCTTGGTTTTTTGTTAGGGCTGGGCATTACCAGGTTTTTCAGGAGGGTCTCAGGGCTGGCCCCCTCGGAGCCCCGTAACCGCGCCTAGCCGTTCCCGACAGGCTTGCCTGTGTTCTTCATAACCATGTGTCATAGTTTGCATGAAGGAACTTGGGTTTTCGTGTGGAAACCACTTATCGGATATTCGCTTCCAAAGGAGGTGTAATCGCTGGGTACTTCGACTAGGTCGCTGGTATTAGTGGGTGCAGCCACCGGTGCCTTGGCAATCCTGCTGCAACGCCTGGGCAATCCTGGGAACATGGGGATCTGTGTTGCCTGCATGCTCAGGGACATTTCCGGCGCCCTGGGGCTCCACAGGGCACCAATGGTACAGTACCTGAGGCCGGAGATTATCGGTTTCGTGCTGGGTTCTACGGCCAGCTCTCTTATGGGAAGGGAGTTTCGCGCCCGGGGAGGCTCGGCGCCCTTGGTCCGTTTCTTCCTGGGGTTCTTTGCCATGGTGGGCGCCCTAGTGTTCCTGGGTTGTCCCTGGAGAGCGCTGCTTCGCCTTTCCGCCGGGGATGCCAATGCGATTCTTGGTCTATTGGGTCTGGGTGCCGGGGTTTGGGTAGGTGTGGCGTTCCTCAAGTCCGGATTCACCCTGGGGCGCGCCCAGAGGAATGACCCGCGCACAGCCTGGATGATGCCTGCCCTCATGGCTATATTGCTGGTCCTGCTCATCGCGTCACCCCAGTTTGGGAGGGTGGACGGAAAGCCCGCTGGCCCCATCTTTGCAAGCCTGCAGGGACCCGGCTCCCAGCACGCACCCATCGTGGCTTCTCTCATCGCAGGACTATCTGTCGGGGCACTCGCTCAGCGAAGCCGGTTCTGCACGGTTGGGGCGCTGCGGGACATCATTTTGGTGAAGGACTTCCACCTTCTGGGCGGCGTAATTGCCATGGTGGTGACTGCGTTCGTCCTTAACCTTCTGTTTGGACAGTTCAGGTGGGGCTTTGAAGGCCAGCCCATAGCCCATACATCCCACCTGTGGAACTTCCTGGGCATGCTCCTGGCGGGGCTCGCCTTCACCCTGGCGGGCGGTTGCCCAGGCAGGCAGCTGGTCCTGTCCGGGGAGGGGGACGCCGACGCCTCGCTATTCGTCCTGGGCATGCTGGTGGGAGCGGGCT
The Bacillota bacterium DNA segment above includes these coding regions:
- a CDS encoding GHMP kinase, yielding MGLTCSRGVSAFGEARAPGTCGELVQGRIGSQDFLVTCPVNLYSTARVELRGLTARALGSSYPDPCIDVRWGVPGEGWKTRLAVARTLEFLGFTAGEVWVEVDSPIPVSKGMASSSADISAASWATALALGVPITPWQVARVALSIEPTDGVMFQGCVIFDHRRGRCVHSLGQPPPMRALVVETGGEVDTLHFNAREDLGRLNAAKEHWVGLALTAVVRGVLQSHPALVAWGATASAMAHQAVLEKRLLEELVAATAPVGALGVSVAHSGSVIGVLLPCDGPVEALARTVERVGAGKPLGVYNLVGGGVRDGSRG
- a CDS encoding cobyric acid synthase, giving the protein MECRSLMVQGTSSNVGKSLLCTGLCRLFMQDGFKVAPFKSQNMSLNSYVTRDGLEIGRAQGIQAEASGVEATADMNPILLKPSSGQKAQVVVMGKPIGHMGAMRYREEYVPKALGIVREALARLRSHYDILVIEGAGSPAEVNLRDRDIANMEVARLAEAPVILVGDVDRGGALASIVGTLELLQPWERQRVKGFVLNKFRGDLSLLEPGIRFLEHRTGVPCLGVVPYLPGHGIDAEDSVALVERSQVKAAGNELRVAVLQLPLISNFTDFDPLEREPGVLVRYVKDGEPIGACDVLIIPGTKATVSDLEYLRTYGYHRQILAIAKEGTVVLGVCGGYQMLGQWIYDEDGVESDQKAVAGLGLLDTVTHFAPEKVTVRVCGRVVTNRGIFSLEGCRVSGYEIHMGRTERGACDPFLRISQRAGRPVEDFDGAVNPGGNVAGTYVHGLFDDPSFRQGFVKAIRAQRGLEPPGSVKTGQDAGERFDALGAALRRHLDIEAIYNLLGLEPGR
- a CDS encoding cobalamin-binding protein, giving the protein MMRSIAIVLLAAIAVFTAAIWIGGRRAETPAATPGEELEGYPLRIVDDMGRETVLPSMPQRIVSLAPSNTEILFALGAGDRVVGVTDYCDFPGEVQGIDKVGGFADPSVEVIVSLQPDLVLATSMHQQQVEQLDSLGVKVMVLFPKDIDDVLRSIRMVGEAIGGEQQAQALVETTRGRIEAVTERLETVEARPLVYYEVFSDPLMSAGPGTLIHQLIQAGGGINMAGDADTDYPQYSAEAVIDRNPDVIIFPAYHGTDALTEEQLLARPGWQEIGALKNRRYHSIDANIISRPGPRIAEAVEILATMLHPELFQ
- the yedE gene encoding YedE family putative selenium transporter; the encoded protein is MGAATGALAILLQRLGNPGNMGICVACMLRDISGALGLHRAPMVQYLRPEIIGFVLGSTASSLMGREFRARGGSAPLVRFFLGFFAMVGALVFLGCPWRALLRLSAGDANAILGLLGLGAGVWVGVAFLKSGFTLGRAQRNDPRTAWMMPALMAILLVLLIASPQFGRVDGKPAGPIFASLQGPGSQHAPIVASLIAGLSVGALAQRSRFCTVGALRDIILVKDFHLLGGVIAMVVTAFVLNLLFGQFRWGFEGQPIAHTSHLWNFLGMLLAGLAFTLAGGCPGRQLVLSGEGDADASLFVLGMLVGAGFAHNMSLASSAAGTGPYGPAAVIIGLAFCIIVGYFLRRTDVGVI
- a CDS encoding iron chelate uptake ABC transporter family permease subunit; protein product: MKTRLRRDVPKGRFGGTQVIIAAALALLVSVFLGVTIGAVRVSVAEVLGILARDILGIGVGPSHVFREPEGLKASIILQIRLPRVVLSGLVGASLAVAGATFQGIFRNPMADPFVIGVSSGASLGAVLAIVLGLQAGFLGLGAVPLMAFTGALGSILLVYSISRVQGRLPVLTMLLAGIAVGSFLSALVSLAVYFSNQQIHQVVFWLMGGFSGATWQYVRLAVPYVAVGCAACLVYARDLNAMVLGEDTAVHLGVDTEWVKRALLGAASLLTATAVATSGLIGFVGLIVPHVIRLVAGPDHRVLIPASALAGAAFLVTADAMARTVIAPTELPVGILTSMFGGPFFIYLLRRRKNLAYFGSPGGE
- a CDS encoding threonine-phosphate decarboxylase; protein product: MDHGGNLWRSGRIQEGLLDFSASINPLGPPGHVMEALQSHLGVVKYYPEPNASALRARIAQIHGVEPGRVIVGNGSSELLFLFFGVVGPALGLVVNPTFSEYARACSASGGTPLSYISKNRAFPADLRDVAKASQGIKAVCLCNPNNPTGALIAGDSVRWLASALQDRDTWLVLDEAFMDFVVPEMRQGLLGPMERVPGNVFLLRSFTKMFSIPGLRLGWGIGPPGLIGMMEKRRDPWSVNSLAQVAGLACLEDASYSDHVARYIHRAREDLGRRLEGIDGIRVWPSLANFLLCEITRGGIGSADIVRAMAARRILVRDASTFPGLGEGYFRVAVLTPEMNGVLAAELAEVMEGLASKGVAKKPWNAGA
- the cbiB gene encoding adenosylcobinamide-phosphate synthase CbiB, with protein sequence MLALEIAAAYLLDCVVGDPRWFPHPVRGMGWLVKKAERHLRPSLTRPAQVVAGGLVSLVVIGLSYGLTLAASLWAVRGGEPAVGFAANTVLLWLVMSTRDLADHANRVLASLRRGDLEGARLEVSHIVGRDTACLDEPGVSRAAVEAVAESLSDGVVAPLFYAALGGPALAMAYKAVNTLDSMIGHKDSTYLYFGRVAARLDDVANYVPARVTAFLLALAGSTTPAEGRRALATMFRDGSRHPSPNSGYPEAAMAGLLDVRLGGVNHYRGVPSERPGIRLEGAVARAGDVSRAVRAMRRASLAAVLLAIITRSL